DNA sequence from the Malus domestica chromosome 11, GDT2T_hap1 genome:
atatagtgaatagtaccagagaaAGCTATagatgtggtttttcattaaaagtaaacagtaccaagCACGATACAAGGGGTTTTGGgagctttctttctctttcactCTTCGTATAGTTTGATTATCAATAACTCTGTTTAAGAGGGTGCATTCATATGGAATTTTGAGGAATTTTGAGGAATTTTAATTCTATGCATCCCATGCAAGTATTGGAGTTCGATTTCTATGCAAAGAGACATCCGCAGTGTTCCTCAATCCAAAATGGACTCGGACTTCGACATGTCGGCGCCTCTGGAGATGAGCAAGGACTTGGATCTTCCCTATGAGGTTCAAGGTAATTCACTCTTTTATCCGTTTTCTATGTTTTGAAATTTTGCATGTAATTCAATATCCTAGTGAATAGAGTGTTGCGATTCCACTTATGTATCCTGGGTTCCAAACTCCCCCTCCcctaaatttttataaaagttTTGAAACCTTCCCCCCCTTACCTTTATCTATATAGTAACAGAGAAGCCCTTATATATGgttaaacattcaaataaaccccAATATGACCTTTGTTTACAAgtaatcaaaaaacaaaaaatacgtATGATGGGGACAATGCCATACAAATGAAAGCCACATGATCGTGATAATCGTGTCTAAATGGAAGAAGCTTTGCGGGATGAGAGATGATAATCGCGAAGGTAGTATCAGTATTAGTATAACAATTTAAAGAAAGGCATCTCGCATGCGCGTGAGTGTGTGAGGGGtataacaatttaaaaaaaaaaaaaaagaattttggaattgtttttggatattgGGATTGATTGAAATGACTACGGTTAGTTGTAGATGGATCCGCTGGTAAGGTTAAGGACATCAACCAGACACCGCCTCCTTTGAAGGTCATCGTGGAGAACCTCCGCAGTTCTCCGCAATTCCCCTGGTTATTAGGCAGTGCTCCGCAATTCCACTTGCCATTTGTCCATCGACAAGTCGAGATCAACCAAGTTACAACTACTTCGAGTTCTCCATACCACCTGAGGGTGAAGTTATCAAGTTAGGGTTGTCTAAGCAAAATGAAGGGCGGTTTCATAGTTCCCAGAAAGGTTGGTTGGTTATGGTCAATGAAGAAAACTCTGAAGTATTTCTACTAAACCCTCTTTCCGGAGCCAAACACGAACTTCCTTCCTCGACAAAAAATCCATCTTTCGAAAAATATGGAGATGGAAAAGCCGACCGCTTTCTTGATAAAATTGCACTATCCAGTTCAAATATTTCAGAATGTACGGTGGCAGCAATTTTTTCTTCTATGGAAATTGGCGTGTGCAGGCCGGGAGAAAAAAGTTGGAGCATCACTCCGATATTGGATTATAAAAAAGAGTCTCCTTTGAGCCTTCTGTTTTCGTCCTGTGGCACGTTATATATGTCTTGGTCAAAAACTTTTTTCAGAAGTTTAAGAACAAGAAAGTTACGCACTATTTTTCTTGTAATTCTTTTTTCAGAAGTGATTTTCGTACGCTCCATTCATTGACACCTTACAATTTCTTAAAAACATCGCATAATCACAATTTCCCTATGCATAATTCATGCTCTACTGTCGGATCAGATCAACTGAATTTGGAGAGGCAAGGGTGCTACTTATTCTCCAGGTTGAAATTGTATTAGAAGGTTCCGTTATTCCTAATTGCTTTTGATAAATATTCTCCCTTAATACATTTTGAACTTTCACAAATTTGTCCAATTTCTCAATTGAGAACCATATACATACCAACGGCTCGTttggaaatgcttttaaaatgactgaaaacgctttctgtcattttaaaagcacttcaaaaTAGATATGGATATTATCGGTGACAGTGGAGACTATTCAATGCTTGTCTTATTCTGACTAGAAAGATTAATTGTTCCAAACTTACCAATTGCTTGAAATATTAAACGACAACTCCTTCCTGTGAGATTATCAGTCACGAGTTCCCTTTGTTGCACCAAGGACGACAGATATTACGAAAGAGAATACAATTAACAGATCATATGATTCGTCTGAGGAAGCTTGGAATTCCACAATCGAAAAACTACGCTGCTCAATAATTTCAAGAATTTATCTACAAATTCATAAATAACATTCATACACAATCTCTAGACGTTAGAATTTTACAGAAGCAAAAATCAAGAACGAAAGCCGTACGAAACTAGGTAAGAGTCATCTTCCATCAACAGAGAAATTTGTTTAACGACAATAGCACGTCCTTGAACCCCCTCTATATCCTAATATCGCACATTCTTTACAAATTCAACTTGACATTTCTTTGAACCCttttcaaatgttgaaaatttcCTGTACATCTCGTCTTCCGAACACAAAAATTTACCTGTTCTTGAAGAAGTGCGTGTATAAATAGTCATCCTACTTAAAACTTCGCCATTCTTCAACAAATACTTAGCAACTTCCATCTCATCTCGCTGACCCTTGAACTCCCTTATGGAGATGGTCTCAAGATGCGACAACAAACAAAGAGGCACGATGTCTGGTGGATTGTAGCCTGAATTCCATCCACGCTCATGTTCCTCCTTATACCATGTGTTGCCCTGCCAATATTTTTAAAAGAACAGAAAAAATAAGAATCGTTAAGAGCCGCATGTTGGAAATCAAGCTGCACAAGAGAAAGTACATCTTACATTATTTTGAAAGACAAAATGTTTCAAAACAGGGCAATTGTTCAGAAATCCTGTTAGAAACTCCCAGTAATTGCAATCACGAAGAATCAGCTCCAGTTGGATTAAATTTTCAAAAGTAGGCAGATACAAAGCCTGCATGAAAGATTATTGATCAATCAAAAGTTGATGCTGAGACAAAATATTACCAAATACATAACAGATTAGTTGAACTCGTAACATTCCAAACTTAAACAGAAAAGCTTCCAGTCACAAGCACAATTAGTGTTTGATATCACTGAAAGAACAATAAGAACAAGAAAGTTTAAGAAAAATCGTAAACAGGTGAAAGCAACCTAAGGCATAGTTACCTTCAAAATGGGAACCGTAACTGAGAGATTTCTAACATTGGAAACTCCTGCTAGCAACTTAGTTGCACGATCAGCAATGTGGCGAGAATTTTCATCTACATGCCTGAAAAGAACTTTTGCTTCGACTAGAGATTTTTCATTCTCCAAATCAATATACGAGAAAAAATCGCCAGCCACAATTGCTAACTTTACAAGATTTGGAGCATTAATAAAAAACCGGACACGATCATCGCCCCAAAAATTACGTTTAAAGTCATTGCCGAACCATATTCTTAACGTCTTCAATCTAGGTGCAGAGATGTTTACATTTGAAACTGCTACTTTTGAATTTACATCTATATTCAAATCTTCAAGTACAGGGCAGCAAGAAAAAAGATTTGCAACTGAATGATCAAGTTTCATTACATAGACATTTAGGACCTTGAGACTCGGGAAACACGCTGATGTAGGAGGAGCAAAGGTAATAGAAGTTGATGATACCTTCAAAATCTCCAGTGTTTTGCACAAGAAGAGGCTTTGAGGCAACTCAAATCTTTTGCAATCGTAATCCAAAAGATCAAGATCAAGTTCAACAACATTGCGCCTAAGAGCAGTGCAGATCCAACGATAAATATGAATGAAGTGCTCCAATGTTGGTCCTCTACAGCATTGCCTATGCCTAGAAAGTTTAAAACTGAATTTTTTGATGTCTGTTGAGTCATGAAGGAAAAGTACACGATCAACAAACATCATAAAACGATTCAATTCAGTCCATGAATGATTGAACCCCTCGTCATCAAATTCAAGTTCGGGAAGAGAAGTCCATAAGTTCTTCCATCTTCTTGACAGAATGGTAGTATGCACAGCATCTAATATCGGAAGGAACGAAAgtatgtggcaaagaagtgcatttggCAATTCACTGATCCTGTCAACTCCCTCTTGACGCTTCAATTTCGAATTCATTGGCTTGTACTCTGATGGCTAATAAAAACATTACTGGGATCACTACTGTGTTGTACCTAGCTTTGATAACTTAGCAAGTCTTTCCAtgtaaaaattcaaacaaacttAAGCAAATgaaataaatggtaaaaattGAGACGTATAATAAAAAATTGGGGAATTTTATAAGAACAAGTATTATATATGCAAATCCTTGGTTATGCAGGAAATCAAAAGAATATCCAATAAAACATCCTTGTGAACAACCCAGTCACCttcaaacaaatatataatatatgtgtatatatacattatatctatatatatatgtatgtatataagcAAACAGACTAAAGAAGTGAAAGGTTTAAGAAGAAGAGTACCTGCTGACAAGAGCTTCTATGATGGCCCTGGAaatgaatgattttttttttttaattgattgctGAGAAAATCAAGAGTCTGGACTCAAACTttgatttagagagagagagagagagagagagagagagagagagagagagaatattgAGTCGAAAAGTCAATATGTTGTACCTAAAGAACAAAAACCCATCGAAAATCAGAAACCCTTACCTTGATTTTGGGACTTGATTCGCGTCGGAGAAGATGTGCTTACTTCTCTCTGTGTGTGGCTTGCTAGTGGCTGGCCGGATTCGCGTCGGAAAGGATGGACGGAGGAGAGGCGTCAGAGAGGGTGGGTTGCAGTTTGAGTTCGCAGAAGATTCGAGAACGAGAGAGGTTCGATGGTAGAGTAAATTTTTAGAAATTGTCATTAACTTTCAATtggaataataattttttaattaaaaatttattactaTTGGTTTTTTAACTTATCAAAATATGCAgttatattaattaaaaatttattactaTAAGTTCCCCctcaattttaacccaattgtagcagtAGGTCATTCTAACATAATTCATTTTGATACAATTCTGACGaagttaacgaaaatgacaatagctacacgttttgatgagttgagaaacctcaattgtagcaatgtttcttctaacataacttattttgacaaaattctaacaaagttgacaaaaatgaccataactaCACATTTTAATGAGTTGAGAGatcaatgataatgaatttttaattgatggaccattgctctagtttgattaaagttgatgaaccattactacaatttactccgAGAGAAATAGAGACCTAATTTACAATTGATGGTTGAGATTATATCTTAACCAATTCAACGGTCTAAGTAATTTGTAATTATAactaatatatgtatatatatatataatattataaaataatataatatatatatatatatatatatatatatatatattatttggtTCGGTTTGAGATTCCCCGACGGTTTCATAGAGAAGTCCGAATCCTAAATTGAAACTTTCGGGATCGGTTTTTCAAGAACGGTTTGATTTCGGGAATTTTGGTTCAATCAAATTTCGTGACGGATTCGACAATTTTTTCCATCCCTAGCTGTATGTGGGGTTTGCATCCCTACCAAGTATTCtgtcctttttgttttttttcgtCGTAGAAATAGAAAAATActgagctttgtgttctctctcttctctcctctgTTTCACCTTTTCCTCGACATCATCGCCAACATCTCTAATTTTCTCGCAAccttgtttaaattttttatttttttaatttgttgtagAGTGCATGCTATAACTAAAAAAATCTTGTGTTGTAGTAGAATGTGTCAATTCTcaccaaggtctaaaatatcgaaaatatcgaaatatcggtagttcaaaaacacgaaaatttcgatgaaaatatcggaatattatcgatatcgataaaaatttaataaaaaccacggaaattgtaagaaaaactttgaaatttttattgaaactttgcaagatatttatttagtcaattatctattagtttatcacaaaaaattggaaggaaatgcattgcatgatggatttaactgatttaagttgattatatagcgagctggcaaacaatgtgagtgtagaaaatatgtagtaattaattaaagaagtttaaacacatcataatcatttatatataatgaattagaacaatattttaccctttatacattgcatggtaagatacattagtgacttagtaccacatagagttcctatcaaggtctaaaatatcgatgatatcggaaatatcgatagtccaaaaacacggaaatttcgatggaaatattgggataatatcgatattttagaccttggttcTCACTAATCACAAGTACATGATTTAGGCGGCCAATGAGTTACAACGGCAGCcaaggagtttttttttttttttttttcattttctaagcaaacgatattatctacattaagagaGTGAATAAATGAGCTTAAGTcttacaatgggttagcaataatgtgattcaaattcattttttgtaagaatcgaacttaaaacctctcacttacaaatgaaaatgaagaagaatttcacaaaaccgtagtattaagtggcgcCGAGGAGTTATAACATAACAATAACACGTCCTtgaacaccccccccccccctccgtATCCTAATATCGCCAATTCGCCACCAATTCAACTTGGCAAGTCTAATCCACCGGATATCATGCCTCTTTGTATGCTGTCGCACCTTGAGACCATCTCCGTAAAGGGATTCACCGGTCAGCGGGATGAGATGAAAGTTGCTAAGTATTTGTTGAAGAACGGCCTAGTTTCAAATAACATGacgagaaatgctaaggagactatcTCAAACACGCAAGTGCTATAACTAGAATCTTATGTTTGTAGAAAATTGACAAATGATCTCTGCATGCACACATCTTGCTTCACCTGTATCATCAATAGCAAATTCTCCAGCTCTAGCGTAAGAACTCAAAAATCTCATCCACAAGAACACACACACATCAATCATCACGTCGTTTGTCCAAGCCTATACATAAATGTTCGAGAACCGGTATCAAGCCATTGACACACCTACTTTAACGTTTTGATTGGAGTACTGACAAATAGATAGCATCGACAAATCTTAATCGTCAAGACACGGTAGTGAATTAAACAAGTTCAAACAGTATGTGACAACTTATACGCAGATTGATATCCATGTACAGTCTTCCCCGAGTTTGGACTCACGTATAACGTATAAATCGTACAAGCTATAAAACTCCTCCCTGTGGGATTACCGGTCATGACTTCCCTTCGTTGCACCTAGTACAATAGCGACTGTTGCAAGAATAGCCTGAACATAAAGCGGTATTAGAAAAAGGTACTAGAAATAAGACTATTAGACCGGCAATGAGGTAAGTATTTGAAGAATAAAAGAAACTTGGAGGTAGATAAAACATAAGTTGAACAGTGAAAGAAGGACATTGTTACAAAAGTCTTAAGTGAAAGGAAATAAAAGTTACTCACGCCAAGTGTACAAGCGATATATCCTGGTTTCTCTCGGGGGTCTATCCTGGCGCAAAGTAAGATAAATGCACCAACATACCAGGGGACGGTAGCTAGGACGAAACCAATGATAAACCTTCAAAAGAAAGAGCTGAAGTTTAAAAATATTCATTGATGCTATAGAAAGCTTAATAGTTTCAAGATAACAGAAGGAGAGAGCACAAATTATGGAAGATAATAAACTGAACAGATCCTATTGTTTTCTCAAGGAAGCCAGGGAACTGATCTTAGTTTTTTGAAGCAATGAATTGAAAAGGCGATCATAGTCAATAGTATTGAAATGAGGGTAATGTCAACTTAAGCACTATCTTTTTTGGTTCGGCCGCAAATCCCATTTCTCGTGCTACTTGAATTTCTGCAAAACTCAATTCTTTCACACCTTTGCATATGAGAAATGTTTACTTT
Encoded proteins:
- the LOC103430172 gene encoding putative F-box/FBD/LRR-repeat protein At4g13965 produces the protein MNSKLKRQEGVDRISELPNALLCHILSFLPILDAVHTTILSRRWKNLWTSLPELEFDDEGFNHSWTELNRFMMFVDRVLFLHDSTDIKKFSFKLSRHRQCCRGPTLEHFIHIYRWICTALRRNVVELDLDLLDYDCKRFELPQSLFLCKTLEILKVSSTSITFAPPTSACFPSLKVLNVYVMKLDHSVANLFSCCPVLEDLNIDVNSKVAVSNVNISAPRLKTLRIWFGNDFKRNFWGDDRVRFFINAPNLVKLAIVAGDFFSYIDLENEKSLVEAKVLFRHVDENSRHIADRATKLLAGVSNVRNLSVTVPILKALYLPTFENLIQLELILRDCNYWEFLTGFLNNCPVLKHFVFQNNGNTWYKEEHERGWNSGYNPPDIVPLCLLSHLETISIREFKGQRDEMEVAKYLLKNGEVLSRMTIYTRTSSRTGKFLCSEDEMYRKFSTFEKGSKKCQVEFVKNVRY